In Gigantopelta aegis isolate Gae_Host chromosome 14, Gae_host_genome, whole genome shotgun sequence, the following proteins share a genomic window:
- the LOC121389152 gene encoding A disintegrin and metalloproteinase with thrombospondin motifs 3-like: MEMTVYYGWDMLLLLMIYPLIVPHSCKALRQFPKDFEVVFTSYIDVNGMIISHDQLNHSRRRRNAPSSSSSSSLDQDIFMNITGKRVHFHLRLSPNKKLLAPGFKVYHRRHANTSDIRGNTFTDSTHNELRDCIYTENPLQFSLTDEYLQQTFMFVFIVE; encoded by the exons ATTTATCCTCTCATTGTGCCACACAGTTGTAAAGCACTTCGACAATTTCCCAAAG aCTTTGAGGTGGTTTTCACATCCTACATCGATGTCAATGGCATGATCATCTCTCATGACCAGCTGAATCATTCACGCCGACGCCGAAATgcaccgtcatcatcatcatcatcatcattagatCAAGACATCTTCATGAACATCACCGGAAAGAGAGTGCACTTCCATCTGAGATTATCACCAAACAAGAAACTCTTGGCACCGGGATTTAAAGTGTATCACCGTCGCCATGCCAACACCAGTGATATCCGTGGCAACACATTCACAGACAGTACTCATAACGAGCTCAGAGACTGCATCTACACTG AGAACCCTCTTCAGTTTTCACTCACTGATGAATATCTTCAGCAGacgtttatgtttgtttttatagtgGAATAA